In Oryzias latipes chromosome 15, ASM223467v1, the sequence ACTTTGGAGCTTCTTAGCTCTCTGTCTTCCCTCCGTCAGAAGCGTTTTTCATTCCTACTGCCAGTGACACGCAGCCTGTACGTGACAGAAACCAGAGCCCGCCGCCTCACATGTGTAACGCGCGCCGCGTTGAACGCCAGCCGCCGGCTGATGAGCCGGTGAAGGTTTTTTTGGTCTCAAATGACTCACTGCTTTAATGTGATTTgaagctgttggacagaaaagCACTGTGCAGCCGCTAATGTGCTACAACAAGCTACCTTCAAGTCCAACCTTTCTCACAGTTtgcacagctgctgctgttggccAGGTGTGGCCAGGCACCTGTGGAATGACAGAATGAGCCATGGCTCTGGCTGCTCAGACCTAAAATTGTGCGCAAAGGTGAAAAGTTGCCAGTCCACACTCTACGCTAACGATTGCTGAAAAGGGACATTTGAATTTGAGGTGGAGCGTTAGGAAGACACAGAAATCAGGAACCGGTCAGCTTTTCCTCGTGCATCAGCTCTTTTCCCGACTGGAATTTTCTGGAGGCGCAAAATAGGAGCTGCTTGGCTTCGTAATGGCTTTACCACACGGTTCACGTGGAGCAAGAAGACCTCCACGCCCAGACAACCAAGCGGCCCTTCCGTCCAAAGAAACCTTGAATGTCTTTCTCCTTATCTCCCCTCTTCTCTCCAcattcttcatcatctgggagATTTAACATCTTCCTCTGACTTCAGAAGTATGTTGGTTTTACAGTTGTGGAGCAACAAGAAAATAGTTGAGCTGCGGGCTGAATCATGGGTCTCTCTGATGTTTAGTGACTCTGGTGATTTGTGGTCCTCCTCAGATACATCCAGATGTGTTGCAGAGAAGAAGTACACAGAGCAACAGGCCAAGAAGCTTTTCCCACAGGTCtttgtgcctgtgtgcaacCCTGACGGCACATACAGCGAGGTAACAGGAAAACCTCTCACGAAGACTGGAGCTTGTTTTGAATTCATATTCATTGACCAGGGATCCCAAAACAGAAATTTTCACCAACTgcaaacatttacagaaaaaaatccagttgtTGTTTTGCTTAAATGTAGTTTCGTTTGATTGAATATTGTGGCTTTGTTGGTTTTTGCATGTTGTGTGGATCACAGGTTCAGTGCCATAGCTACACCGGTTACTGTTGGTGCGTCACCCCCAATGGGAGACCAGTCAGCGGCTCCGCGGTGGCCAATAAAAAGCCGAGATGTCAAGGTGGGTGAAGCCGTGTGTTGACCTCATTCATTTCTGTTGCACGGCCAATAAGAGCCTATTTCTGTGGCGGGGGAAGAGATCCAAAGTTCACTGGGAACTAGTGACCCTTTTCCCGCTGGTGCAGCCCCCCAGGACTGAGCATAAACATGGGAAATGCAGGAGAAACAGATTGGCTAGAAAacctctgctgcagagctgaGCAACAAACTGCAGGAAATGTGAGCAGTCGTTGAGAAGAGCGTCTTCCATGCGAGCGGACGGCTAAGCAAAGCCACATGTCCCGCCTGCTCTTCTCTGCACAGCTGcctctgagctgctgctgtgtcAACACCAGAGGCTTTCAGAGGAGGCCGGACCCCTGTCTTTTCACTTCACAGCTTTATGTTTACACAATCAGAGCTGTTCAGGGCCTGTTTGTCCAAAAGAATGCATTCTACACACCATTAAAGCCTCAGAATACGGTAAATCACCCGATGGCCGACTTAGGCTCCGTACAAAACTCTTTCAAGGTCGGCAGCATTTGTTAACCTACACAAGGAATAGAAACGTGAACCCAAAACAATTATAAATGTTAAACTaagttttaaaaagatcatTTACTGCACGTTGGGTTTACAACAAGTGTCCCTTAGTTAATGTTAGTTAATGCATAATTAAGCATGAATTAACTATTAAATACAATATTAGAAGCCACTTATGCATTACTAAGTGAAGTTCTCACAGCATTAGTTAGCAGCTAAGTAATAATTGTAATTCAACCTTTCTTAATGAATTACAAACCATTAAGATCAGTCGTCTTATGTAATTGCTTAGCATTGTTAATGCATCAACTTCATGCTAGTTAATGTATTTAAAGTCTTTACAATATCCAAAGTGATGGTTTATTGTGGCGGTTTCTTCAGTTAgaaagtcataaaatgtttttagcctaacCCTGAATAAATACTGCAAAGCTTCACAATCATTATTTGAATATTCTGCAAGCAAGTGGAACCGATGAATGTGTGTTCGACATAAACACAAAGAATCTTGTTGTCATTTAAtattgttgttgtcttttttttcatctttcaggATCCAAACAAGAGAGAGCGACCACGAGAGAGCCGAGTAAAGCAGGTGAGACTTTCATTCAAGAAGAACTGACTCAGGCGCACGCTTACTTCTGCCAGCAAACCACAGGCAGGACAATGGACGGGTTCTGCTTGACTCTGGACCTGAGCAGAACCAACAGACTGACGAGAACCTATGCAGCCAGACGGGACGGATGCATGAGCCGTCCTGCTCAGCTCAGTGAAATGCAAACAGGCTGCTGGAGAAATGACAATGGATGCAGCCAAACCACAGACCCAGGGCTGCTTTGACattgatgttgttgtgtttgtccaTGAACATGATGCACACATGTGTGACTGTGTTGGTCTGTGTCACAATCGGTTATTTCTTGGTCATTTCAGCGTCTGAAACCATTTACAGTTTGCTGCTTCAAATCCGATTTTCCCTCAGAAACTCAAAGCGCAGCAGCAGGAGTCTCCATCACTGCCTGTTTTCTTTACCTGACAGATGCCAGGATGGAGGACAACAGTTTTCTAACCTAATCTCGCTTCCTTTTTAGCTCTGATGACCACATTTTATCCTCCAGTCTTCTCTAAGGCAGTCTGGCACGAATCATCCCCCTTCCTCCACTTGGACCCTTAACGCTGTATATGCCACCCGTTTTGTTTAGCTGACGTGATTGGAAAGCACAGAAAAAgtgtaatttactttttcttttctcggATTGATTCCttatgagtgtgtgtttggatgaGACTGGGAAAACACACGCATGCATCCACTGGGATTGGACTGTTCCTGTCAGCAGGACATTCACGTCTCTTTCTGTCTGTAAACTGTGGCCACGGCGTCTGTCTGAGCCCAGCCAGGTCGTTGCACATGCATCGCTTTGGGAAGGCCAGATTtgagaaagaaggaagagtgATGGGAGAAGGAGAAAGGGAGGTGTGGGGGTGCAGGAGTGGGCTGCGGTTCCCTCTGAACGGGTTGGATAAACAGGGCGGTGAAAAGCAGAATAAACTGTAGGTTTGTGGTGTGCCAGCACTGAAAATAGCAGTGATTGCATCAATATTTTGGTTCAGAGGGATCCCATCAGTGCCTACCAGCTCCACGGGCATTTCTTTACACTTTTGTCCAAAAGAATTTGGCTAAACGCTGAGCTGTAAGAGCGCTTCTGCTGCTTGGCTTGATGAGTTTGTGTTAGACAAACTGCAGGAAAGCTCATCTGGCATGGCCACAGGCTGCTCTGGACTTTCCTGGCATGTGCCTCAGAAGATAATACAGTCCAGAGTAAAGATGGGTCATTAGTGGTTGATTCTAAATATGTTTCATCAAATGGCCGATCCACACTTCTGTTGTTATGCTGTAACTTTCCTATTGTGGAGTCTTCCATTGAACATCCTCTGACTCAAACATTAACCGACATTTACTCTGACCCAGCCTGAGGTTAGCCACGCCCCCCTGCAGCGGTTCATGACCTCATCCCCGTCTCGCTCTCCCCGCTGATCAAACAAACCCACTCAAATCTCTCTTTTATTGGCTCTTCCCAGACCCAGCTGTGCTTTCTCCCACCTTCACACAGCTCCACCGTCggaggagaagctgcagagGGACGTCAGGGACGGCTGCTTCTTCCCTCCTTCCTGATAACTGCCCTCAGTCTGCTCTTTCAGCATGGCAGCCTCCCTAGTTGCACCAAGTGGAACCCTGGGATGTTTTGACCACCAAACCTTtacttttcctccttttttactCATTTACTACACCTCCTCTCTTTCAGTTTTCCCCACAGCCTCCTGTTATCCTTCCACCCCTTTGTTCCTATCCTTCTTGACCGGGCAACGTGCAACATCTGCGTGTTTTTTCAATCTAACTCTGGTAATTGTAGTTTCCTTGCAAATATTCTCCATTCTAAACGCAGATGAGACCGGCCTGGTGGCTGACCTGCAACCCTCTACAGATGATGAAGGTGAGCTCTAACTGGACACATTTCTGATGTCAGCCTGAAACATGGCTCCTTTGTTGTTCAATGCATCATCTCCATATCTTCTCTGGTCCAGCCGGTCAGACGGGGTTTTTGGCTCAAAGCTTCTCCCTTGCTGTTTCTTTCAGACATCACCTTGCAGTATCCCACGTTGTGGACAGAGCAGGTCCGCAGCCGGCAGAACAACAGGACCAGAACATCATGTGAGTTGCAAACTTCAAATGCAAACACACGCTGTTCTGCATATCTGTGTGGTTTGAGGCTGTTCCTGAGCTCTAATGACAGATGGTTAGCTGTGATGCATGTTGGTGCTGCAGTGCGCGAGTCTTGGAGGATCTGCTTTTCTGTGGTTCTTTAGGTTGGAGCTGTAATTATCAGCACATGGCACCAACACAGGAGCTCCcattcttcttctgttttataTGCATGCTGGTTTATCTTTATATCCAATACTTCTTTGCTCTTGGGGAAATAATTTAGGCCGACTCAAAGATGAGAAACctccgtgcatgtgtgtgcatttgtgtgtgaatCCCATTATCATAATTTACAGCCAATGAAAAGCCTGAGAAACACAGCTTTGGTGGTTTTCACCATCTGTTACTTTGGTggattggagaaaaaaaggaaaattctgcCCCAGCAAAAGGAGGCCAAAGAGAGGAACTTCTGAGCTTGTTCTAAGGCAAagaggtttttatttgttttattgtagtTACCTTTTAAAGAAAGCAGACATGAACAAACACAACTTTAACTTGGCTGAAGCTTCCCATCCTTGAAATGAAGCGGTGAGAGGAAGTCCTTCAGCCAGAGGAGCTTCTGTTCTCCAGGGCTCTTGTCTATCTCCTGGAGAGCTGCACAGCGGAAGTGTTGAAAAAAGAAGGAATTGTGTTCTCTAACCTCTCTGTTTGCACATGTGTGAAGATTGTGAAGAACGTTCTGCTTTCAGACATTTCAACAGAAGATTCTAGTCACTTGAAGATCCAATCTGATGAAGATGGTGTTTGTGGTGATGTTTTTCTGATGGGGAAggacacatagaaagaaaattatgatgaaaaatgcatttgagctccctgctttgcaatgggaaggggggcggagTTGCTTCTCTCCAACAGTCCCGtttacaactcagaggtgaatgtctgatgaactcctgccgctctgcagaaactatgtcccttTTTTAGATCATAAACAGCGTCATCATCATTAAGAGACTGCTGGGAACGCTGACCTGTGTtggaagatgatcagagtgggactttaatgtttttggaGAAATACATCAGAGGATCAGAGTGAACAGTCAggtctgacccccccccccccccccccccattcatcTTGTTGGTTTCTCCCTCTGTCTCACACATCCACTGCAGTCAGTAAAGTGTCCAAATATTTACTTAACTTGGGGCAAAGGGAGTAGTATTAAGTCCTTAGCCCAGTAACATCTGTAAACAATGCCATGGGGGGCTGATGGAGgagtctcctcctcctctttctcagGAGTTTATAAGTTCATACCAACCATGAATTCAAGGGAagcattttccttttcaaacTGGATCAGCTCTGTGCTGCGCTGATCGATTCTCTGACGCCCTCATCCGTTTCTACCAGCGTTCTCGTGTGATCAAGAGCTGCAGTCCGCCCTGGAGGAGGTGAAGCATCAAAAACCAGACGCCGTCTTCATCCCAGACTGTGCCCAGGAAGGGCTTTACAAGCCTGTCCAGTGCCACCCGTCCACGGGTTACTGCTGGTGTGTGCTGGTAGATACCGGAAGGCCCATTCCAGCAACGTCCACAAGGTAAACCACCAAGAACTTCCCAGAGTCTGTTGGGAGGCCAGGTTGTTTGTTCCACATCAGTTAGTTTGCTCAGATTATACACTTTTGTTTGGCAGCAGCTTCTACGATTACACTCATGACATAATCTGAATCAtattcagaataaaacaaaatgcagagtttatacaaaaaaatctgtttgttttttcccctctaaaCTTTCTGTGGCTAATGACAACATGATGATGCACTGCCTTCCATCAACGCTGACCAGAAggacaaataaaacacaaaactccagtGTTTCCCCTGAAATCCTGCAGTTGTTCAGGAGAATTCAAAGTTGAGGggtttaaagacaaaaacaggaaagttttccttttttttcatcaaaaactGGTTTCCATTGAACCTTTtggtttttgcacatttgaaccAAGTCCACCTGACTACCCAACTTGAAAGAGTCCCATAACATTTAGGGACAATCATTTACAGAGCCTGTAGGTCTTTATAATCTGCAGTTTAGtaaatatgtgcaaaaagaaaaaatcctaaACCAGAGACGAATAATGATAACATACGACGTTACAAAGTAAAATTGTTATAGAGAGGATGAATGATGCCAATATGTCATGTGAAGAAAGGAAAGCTTTCACCTCAGAGAAAACCTTTGAGAAATACGTTACATGTCGTGAAAATCAGGAGAAGACTGGAACAAACGGGTTTGTTTGGAAGTGTTTTCAAGTGAAAAGAAGACAAAGGCCGACTTCTCTTCATCATCTGAACAAACCACAGACTTCTGGAACAATGTGGACACATGACACCAAAGGGGAGTTTGgcggacaaacacaaaaatctcaACAAAGCTGAAACTGTTTGGTTATAAAAAATTATCAaatttttccataaaaatgtCAGTGATGGATAAAGTCATGCAGGAAAGTTCCAGTTGATGCTGATGGAGAAGATGTTGGAGCAGCAGAACCACCTTTTTATACGTTTGAACTTTCTCAAATAAGGACTCAGCAAACCCAAACGACTTCTTGCTCATGGACACATTTCAACCTCAATTTCAACCGTAAACACCAACAACTGTGTGATTTTCACTTGTTTGACACTAAGTCGTATAGGATGTCTGTCTTAACCGGGAGGTTGCTGTCAGCCATCGTCTCAGATCAGTTCACCGAGATTTTCCTGGAAAACAAAAGGGAATGTGGCTCCATATTTGGATAttagttgttaaaaaaagagtCTTTTCTGCTTGTAAAATGCACGTTTGGTGACGGCAGCAGGGCTGACGCCTCCACTGCTGCTGTCAGAGCCGGTCTGAAGAGGTCAGTCAGGGCGGCGGAGTGGGGCAACATTTTTAAGCATCAGATTAGGGAGAGTTCAGGCCCACTGCCAGACAGGCCTCTGCACAGATATGGAATTAAAGATTGTCCTCCAAAGTTTTGGCCCTCGCGGCACAGAGGCAGCCTCATGTCCCACGCTCCTTCTCTGCCTCGTCTTTGTCCTCAGTCGCTCCGGATCCTTCCTCCCCTCTTCCTTCCTCCCCTCTTTTTACAGCCCAAGTTTGCCACAAACAATctgtttcagaatcagaatcagaaatactttattgatcccacacgtgggatgtttgttcgttaccataacaactgacaggaaaaaagactaagaataatataaattaaaaaaaaaaaaaacaaggaaaatgtggtataatttaaagagctatttacaaaacagtgcaggtaaagagatgtgcaaaagaaatgtgcaaaataaagaaaaagagaaaaaaaatgtgcaaaggttatcttctgcattgtgagttattgaACAGGGTAATAGTATTGGGcaggaaggatttctggtaccgggcagttttggacctttcaggtcagatctcagcTGGTAGAATTCAAGATTATTAAtggttttctttggtttttgtttgtcaaaGGTTTGAGCAACCGAAATGTGATGGCAATGCGAGGGCCTATCCACCAAAACCCAAGGACCATTTTAGGAACAGACATCTCCTGGGTAAGTCTTCAAAAGTTGGACCTCCGACCAGCTTTTCTTCCTTCTTCAGGTCAAAGGATTAAGACCTTCAGCGTTGAGTTGGTCTTTCCACTGATGGTCAAGGAGATACTTAGTGATCGTCAATAAGCCCCaagcagatggggggggggggggtaatcttCAACTGACACTGGAGATGGAGGATGGAGGAGTGAAGGCACAGAGCAGGAACAGCAGGGAGTGGAGATAATGGAAAATCTGATGCTAGAGACTGATAGCGGTGGAGATAACTCAACTGAGAGCAGATGATCCGCATGGGGGTGGCTGccatgatgggggggggggtgtatgtAGGTGTGACATTTGCAGCAGAAGCCTCTTGTTAAGTGTGACATTTCAAAGTGACTCATGTTTCAGTCACGTTTAGCAGAAATGatcacattttctgtttctgatCCGTCTGAGATCCTGTTTCTCCCTTTAAGAAGGACGACCGTGATGATGGGCAGAAAAGACACTTTTACTTTTGTAGCTTTAAGTCTAAATCCATAAAACCGtaacattgttgttttattttaaacacataACTTAATGCAGGACTTTCTCTTTGACAGAGCAGATTCTATGCTAATAAAACTGTCTCTTTTATGAAGTTGAACTAAAAATAATTCATCATTCAGAGTCTCTCTGTCTTTGGTTTACTCTGAATGAATGGGACACATTTTCCCTGCAGCGTAAACCCCAAGAACACTGCGTGCACTTTCAAttttgtttgactttattttattttttaaagacaaagtccAAGTGTTAGAACTTGTTGTTCCACAGAGGTTTGACTAAAACCTTCTGTTTCTTAAGAAAAGGGGACTTACTGACTTTACATAACAAACACACTCCGCTGTGACAGCACTGAAAGCAGACTTAATACTTATGGTTTGTTTCTCTCTGATTCTACTTGAAGGGGTCACATCATACTCATCACCTGACTCGTTTAAgaccttttttaaaaccttACCATAGCTACCATCCAAAGATTAGGGCGTGGCCATGGCTGCAGAGACCACCAGGAAGATGGGAACTATGGAGATGGAGGAGCAGGTAACACCTGAGGACAGGTGTGAGCGACTCACAGATAGACTTACTGAGCAGGAGCAGCAGAGTAACACATTCAACTGAACCAAACATGACGTAGATGACGTAGTCGACTAGATGGAGGTAGATTAACatgaagtttgtttttcaaaagattaaaaagcaaaagtttcTGGAAGATTTCAGAAGGGTCGCGTGTCTCCTGTAATATTATTGGCTATAGATTAGTTAGCAATAAAACAGAGTTGGCTCTTTAAAATGGTTGGTTGAGCTTTAGCCTCAACTGCCCCTCCAGGTGGATAAGAGCCGTCTGGGGgtgaaaatggtcaaacctgtacgcgACACGCAGGTGACCCGCAGGACGTATCATGGtggtagaccgctcagtgaacctataaagagaaaatgttttctacCTTCATGGT encodes:
- the smoc2 gene encoding SPARC-related modular calcium-binding protein 2 isoform X1; amino-acid sequence: MRVCPLLVFCCLLCAGRPQKFSALTFLRVDQDKECNMECSGAPRKPLCASDGRTFTSRCEFLRAKCRDPQLEVIRGPCKDTSRCVAEKKYTEQQAKKLFPQVFVPVCNPDGTYSEVQCHSYTGYCWCVTPNGRPVSGSAVANKKPRCQGSKQERATTREPSKAVSLQIFSILNADETGLVADLQPSTDDEDITLQYPTLWTEQVRSRQNNRTRTSSFSCDQELQSALEEVKHQKPDAVFIPDCAQEGLYKPVQCHPSTGYCWCVLVDTGRPIPATSTRFEQPKCDGNARAYPPKPKDHFRNRHLLGCPGAKKTEFLTSVLDALSTDMVHAVTDPASAGRMAEPDPNHTLEERVVHWYFSQLDKNGSGDIGKKEIKPFKRFLRKKSKPKKCVKKFVEYCDISNDKALSLQELMGCLGVIKEEGSKPGEGLPSSKLNPSKKQG
- the smoc2 gene encoding SPARC-related modular calcium-binding protein 2 isoform X2 codes for the protein MRVCPLLVFCCLLCAGRPQKFSALTFLRVDQDKECNMECSGAPRKPLCASDGRTFTSRCEFLRAKCRDPQLEVIRGPCKDTSRCVAEKKYTEQQAKKLFPQVFVPVCNPDGTYSEVQCHSYTGYCWCVTPNGRPVSGSAVANKKPRCQGSKQERATTREPSKADETGLVADLQPSTDDEDITLQYPTLWTEQVRSRQNNRTRTSSFSCDQELQSALEEVKHQKPDAVFIPDCAQEGLYKPVQCHPSTGYCWCVLVDTGRPIPATSTRFEQPKCDGNARAYPPKPKDHFRNRHLLGCPGAKKTEFLTSVLDALSTDMVHAVTDPASAGRMAEPDPNHTLEERVVHWYFSQLDKNGSGDIGKKEIKPFKRFLRKKSKPKKCVKKFVEYCDISNDKALSLQELMGCLGVIKEEGSKPGEGLPSSKLNPSKKQG